The genomic DNA AGACTCATTAGGAttcacttaaaataaataaaagataattTTCTACAAATCATATCAAAAACTTTGTATCCACAAATACCAAGATAACAACAAAAGAACCTCTTCACAATTTGTGGATTGTTTGGGTGATCATGCAAACATACTTTTAGGTGGCCTCTTTCTAAAAGCTCAAAGCTTCTTCACAGTTGGTTTGAGCTTTTTAAGAAACAACAAAACAAAAACATCGAAAAAGAACAATATTTTCCTTTAATAATTTATCCTTGGTACAGATTTCTTGCAAGTGAGCAAACAAACAAACCAGGAAACAAAGTTCCTGTTCTCATCTGTTTATCAACCTTGTGGCTCACATGGCAGACAGGATTATCCACAGGATTAATGGTGTCCTCTTCCATGAATTAGTcccaataaatgcaatatgtggCTTTCCTTCATCAGCAACTCTATTGCTCATCTGTCAGATAAAGCATGATATGGAACCATCGAGCTGGTCCAGCAGTTGCAGCCATTCATAAGCCTGCATTTCATGTGCTTTATACAAGCATGACAGAGACTCATGCTAGAGGGAAAGAGACAGAAAATGATATCCATATTTCTTTGGGATATACATGAAAGACTAAAGTGATAATcttgataatgattttttttccaGCGATATAACTTTAACCACAAGtgattttcttttcaaaaatttaaaataatataaaatgaaTTTCGAAGATGAAAAAGAGCAGCGTTTGGAAATGAGTGGTATGTTATATGCTGCCCTGTCCACTTCATATTTCAATATTGCAGGAGCCCCACAAGAACTCATGGTCTCTCTTTATGTCAAGTAGGACCATTTAAAACAAAATACAGATAAAaattgttaaaataaaaaataaataaaagaaaacgtGATTCTTTCTAATGCCAATCCATGACATGTTTCGATTTGAATTGTGACAAGCACAGATCAACCACCACGTGGCCTGCATTATAGCCCTCAGtacaaaaaaatcattgctcAATGTACaatccattttattttattttttagaatttattttcTGACAAAGGAAAATCAAACCCCAACAAATTTTCACGAACCAAAGTGTCAGACATCAATAAGCATAAACATGCTGAATCAGggaggaaaattttataaaaagctCAATGTACAAGAACTGCATTAAGGGACTTAACAATAGAAGTTAAAAATTTGCATCATCCTCTACAAATTCCAAAAGATGCCTCAAAACCAGAAGCTTACCACCTTCTCCATGTTTGCTACCTACTGCTGTCGCACATTTTATTGCTCGTGTGTAGAGATGCTCAAGCTCAGGGATGCCGTAGCCTTCAGTTCGCTCCATAAACCGCTGTTTCACGGTGTCTAATTGTTCGGAAATATTTGCATCAGCAATGTTTTCGTCCGCGATTGGTTGGTTGGTGGATACCTTTGATACTTCCAGCTGTTCGTTATTCGTATCATCTTCTAGTTGAACACGAGCACTTCCATCTTGATCTTCAGTTTGTGAATGAGAACTGTCCTTGATAGAATCAGGTTCAGGGGTGGTTCTTGCCTCGCTACCTGATGATGGAATGAAACGAGTTGTAACTAGTTTGCTTCAAGAAGGAATTCAAGAGTGAAACGAGAGTTCAACGAGATCCCTTTACCTGTATGGTCATTGTCCGGGTTTTTCTTTTGGCGCTTAACTGCTTCAAAACTTTGTGCCAGACTAACCTCTGGCTGCACATTACGGAGTCTGGCACTTGTTCTTGTAACAGCAGCTAGTTGAACAACAGGTGCTCCTGGAACATCCAAACCTTCCATGCCATCCAAGTGCAGCGGGCCACCTTGTGATGAAATTTTGTCGCAAAATGAAACTAATGCTGGATCCATTTGCGCCATCATACCTTGCATCTAAACAAAAATGACAACAACTAAAcaaattttgagaaaattgtGTAGACAGAAGAGAAAAatattatatgtatatatgtTACCACATCCAGGAGTTCATAAGCTCTGCTTACAATCCTTGCTCCATTATAGTCATCTTTATTGTATGCCTATACAAATGGAAAATAAATCAAACACAAGGAAATCTTAACAATTTGTAATGTGCAAAATTTATGGTTCTCCGAACAATATCCTGCAGCTCAGCCTGAAATCCGATTTAAGGAACTATCTCCAAGACTAAAGGTTATCAAAACTCAAGGCCAGAATGGCCTAGTGACACCAGCAAGAAAGCACATCCTGACAAAAAATAGATACCTTAGCATTAGACGCAATGAGGTCAATGTCTTGTGAAAATGCTGCACGTGTGAGGTATTGACCACAATCAACTCGCTGCAACATAGTGGCGATATCTATCGGATTATGAACAATAGAATGATAACCAGGAGCATCTTCATCTGACACCGGATAGTGAAATGCACTGAATCGTTTATCATAGAGAATCCTGAGAGGAAAGAATAATTACAGTATACCAACATCCTATATAAAGCGTGCATGATGACACGAACCTTCCAACTTCCTTTGACTGATACTTAGCTAATCCAAATAAACATGGGTGCCGGTTCAGGATAAAAACTTAGAACAATAGCAAAAGAATGCCTGGACAACAGTACAAGATATAAGCTAAATTTACTATGTTCATGGATAAACCTTGTAGATTGGTTAGCTTCATAACTTTGTATATGCCACATAAACCATCAACCCATCAAAcagaaacaatatatatataaacagcatGTGTTAAAGATCAATCTAAGTTCAAAATGATGTGATTTGTAAAACCAAAGAGTTCCTCTATTTTACATAGCAATATACACTGATTTTAGTGCCTGCAGGACCCTAAATGACAATGCATACGAAGATATCTACTCATACACAAGGGATTCCTTGGTGATATGTGAACTCCTTGAAATAGAGATTTTCGGCTCTGTTTACCCACCCCGGAGAGTGGACAAAAGGGGGAAAACAAGTATAAAAGGATCAATATGGAAAAGAgggaaagaaaggaggaagagggaagaaAAAGATTAGAAAGTTgggtggcgtttggtttaggggtttgggaatgagagaatggattcattcccaaaccttgtatttggttgatgggaatgaaatcaaaattttagaataaaacccaagggtatggatgaaacccacccccTCTCTCGAGTTTTGATGGAATAGGAATGTGAATTAAATTTTGGACAAAAAtatccttagtatatttgttcaatttttctttcatttcacaccctctctcctttttctctctcatcatattttctctctccttattctatcatcacactttctttctcatcactGCGCACCTCTTCTCACTGCACACTAACTTCTCCAattaccgtgatttacctctctcGTGAAGACCTTAGGCGTGGTGCGGCGGGGGCGAGCGATATCGCCTTTTgccactttctttctcatcacacattATCATTTTCTTtctatattctctcccatcacactctctcttctcattttctctctcttcattctcttccatcacactttctctcccattacacactctctcctcatttttttatcatactttctctctcaatccctcttaccattctctcctcattttctctcatcaaactttctctcttcatttttccatcactctttctctatcaacccactttctctctcatcatattttctctctcctcaatctttcattttctctcatcatattttctctcttcattttttcccatcactctttctctctcaacccactttctctctcatcatactttttctcttctcaatctctcctatcatgcactctctcctcattttctctcatcatactttctctcttttcatttttttccatcacactttctctctcatcatactttctctctcatcatatgtttctctcacgtTCAACTTTTCCTcctatctaattttttctcttatttttctctaaggataaaaaagaaaatttaggttcattccgattgaaaatattcaactaaccaaatattatttttaagaatgatacccaaactcatactcattcccattccataatactatgatattcattctcattccgattcctaggaaagaaccaaacgccaccACGAGCTGGCCGCTGCCATGAATCTTGGCCAAACTGCAAGCTTGTCATAGGGGGCTACAGGTTGGGTGTTGTTGGGTTGTTAGTTTGCCGGAGAGTTTGGTTAGGGATGAAAGAAAACTAGTTCTGCCCAATTTGGATGGATGAAGAAATAGACAAAATTGATCAGCAGACAAATTTTGAATCTGTCCTTTCTCTAATTTTGTCCTTAAATCTGAGTCAAGTAAATGGAGGAAATTATTTGATTCTCATGCAATCCATCCTTCGGGGTAAACATGGCATTAGGAAACATACCTGTTACAAACATCTCGGAGACACATCCTCAGTCTGCGAAGAGCATGCTGCTCAGCCTCTATCTTTGCCTTAAGCTCTGAGGGTTTGGGGCAATTTGCATCCTTTGGGGCCTTGGAGAGTTGAGGAAGATTAGTGGGTTCTTTCAATTTGTTTGTTGACTGATCAAGTTGGGTAGACAAAAGAGCTTCAACCACTGTATTCCAAAATTGTGACCTGTCATTTGCAGTTGGCTTGTCTACTTGATACCtatcaataaaaaaataattgccATGCTTATTAGACAAGCATAAATTCATATTATTTCACAAGTAAATATTCTGAAAATAAAAGGTACAAGTATAGATATATATATCTGTTTTGTTCAACCATGCGACATGTATGAATGGATGTCAATAAACATTTCGGAATAAAGTGTGCAATCCAGTTACCCatgttgaatcaattagaattgaAGATGTCACGGGAAATAGTTATGAATAGAATTCAATATAAAGGTAAGAACCATAAAGCCAGACTCAAATAATTGGAACTAACATGGTCTGATAATGATAAGTATGCAATTTAGTCCAATTGAAGCCAAGAAATAGACCTACAAACAAACTCAATAGGTAAATTGCACAATAGTGAGCCTCAAAAATTTAAGAATAATCAACAAAAAGTACTAAGCAATTAGATTATATATGACCATGAGCAACTAAAAAGCCTAAAAGAAGAAAACCTAAGGTGCAAAGCCCTTCAATAAAGAGCCTTGGTGCAGTATACATATAACAGTATTCTTCAAAAACCATTACTTCTGCTATACATTCCAAACAATACCCATACAACAGCAATGATTCTtggtgaacttagaataattgtcgtgtgctttagataaatttttctACTAAGTAGTTAGAATGGAGAGGAGGGTTTAATAGTCATGTGTCTCTTAGGCTAATAAGAAAAGTTTAAAGCTTGTATCATCGTGGTATGACTAACCAGACTATGTTggtaaattttttgaaaaaatagaaaACCGCAGCTACAAAATGTTAATACAGCAGAAATGAAATATTAAGATCCATATGTGAAGGTTACTAGagaatataaataaaggaataGTGAGCACCGAACATGATTTCAGATAATTTGGATTCTCTGACACAATAATTTATTTCTTTAAGAGTTTAAAGACCGCATCTATATCCTCTACCTCTCTCTTATATAGCATTTCCTCAGCCAAAGGCAATGCTTGAAGCAAAGGTAAATGATCTAGCCCACACAGCTAGGAATCAGGATATTTAGTATTCTCTTCCTAATATCTTATTCATTGTCTCCTTTTGTCCCAACCTACTCATATGGCAAAATAAGGAGAGGATCTTGCCTTGTGACAGGAACTGTCAACCCTGACCCACCCCAATTTCCATACCTAGCCGAAACAcaatgattggaaataaaacaACTGATcacatcaaatacaacaatatcTAGGCGAAAAACTAATCGGCATCAAGGAAATCTGATAAGATTGAGTATGGTCTTACCAATTATAATAAAGGGGGAGGGGAATATTTTAAAGATAAGCAGGCATACATGTTAGAGAGAGCAAAGATGGAAGTTGCATCTTCATCCATTTCTGCCAAGGGTACTAATGATGTTCCTATTAGGAGGACAGGAAGATTGGAAGGTAATTCAGCCAGAAGAGTCATCAAAACAGACTTAAGCTGCTGATCAGCCTGCAAAAGGCAAACATAACATAAGAGTGCATCTTAAACATGTTTCGTAAATCAGTAAATTCAGATTTTTAAGGCGTATGTGCTCACTGTTTCCCACCAAATATGGAACTGTGGTAAGTAAAGAATAGAAGGTGTAGTTCTTCTTGCTTCACTGAATATATGCACCAAAGCCTCTTCTGGTGTCTTGGCACTAGGATCCGATAGTAGAGATGGAAGTCCAAGAGAATGAACAGGAAATTTTTCCAACTCATGTAGAACAGCAGGTCCAACATGATCCTGTAAGGCTAAAACAGGTTTAGCAACAGAGTTCAGCGTGACCTCCAATTTACTAATTAAAAACCTACATTTACTAATAAAGAAACTCAGAAATTTATACCAATCCAGCACTTTCACCCCCACATATCAAAAGACGAGGCCTATAGACAAGAGGAATTGCAGAGCCATATGAAAGAACAGAGAGCTTGCTGGCATCTAAAGTTGAAAGGAAAGGAAATATATCAGACAGACATTCTATAATCCTAAGAAGATGCCTTTGTAAACAAGGAGCAATGATTGAGGACAATGGCCTGGAGTGTACAATAGATCCTCTGTGTGCTGCGGGAGTAATTGTGGACATGGCTTCTATAAAGTGATGCCTTTCAACCCTAATGCTATCAACATCAATTACAAATTTGTCGTCACTAGTATACACTTGAGGGTACTTCTCTCGGAAAGAACGGATAGCAGCTTCTGTGCAGAGAGATTTCAGATCAGCTCCACAATAGCCCACACAACTAGCTGCAAGTTCCATCTTTAGCTCCTTTGATGGAGGTTCCTTCCATTTGCGTGTATGAATCGTCAATATTTCAGCTCGTGCCTCATAACCAGGTAAAGGAAAAACAAATTCACGGTCAAAACGTCCTGGGCGGCGCAAAGCTCCATCAATGGCATCAATTCTGTTGGTTGCACCTATCAGCACAACTTGTCCACGAGAATCAAGCCCATCCATAAGAGCCAGTAATGTTGAAACAATTGAATTGTGAATTTGCTCCTGCTTGCTGGATCTAACTGGAGCAAGGCCATCAATCTCATCAAAGAAAATAATTGAAGGTTGATTCTTTTGAGCTTCTTCAAAAAGCAGTTTCAGCTGTCTTTCTGCCTCACCAACCCATTTGCTGAGAACATCAGCTCCCTTGCGCATATAAAAGCTGACTTTCTGGCCAGCCTTAGAAGCAGCACATGCTAATGCTCTAGCAATCAAAGTTTTCCCGGTGCCTGGAGGACCACAAAGAAGAACACCCCTTGGAGGAGTTATGTGATAGTTGGTAAAGAAGTCAGGATATAGCAAAGGAAAGAACACCATTTCCTTTAACGCATCAATGTACTCTGATAGACCTCCGATGTCTTCAAAACTCACACTTTCATCTACTTGCAACGGCTGAATGTCTGCCCCTCCCTTTGAGCTTTGTCCAGCTGTTTGAATACCTTGAGTTAACGAGCTAATATTGTCGCCATGATAACCCCATCCAGATGCAGCAACATTTAATCCCCAAGCTGTTGAGCCATGCATCTCTAGACCACCCATGGGCCAAGGTGTCCCACTTCTGTTGCGTAACCATTGAGTAGATGGACCTTCATTCATTTCATCCACAAGAAGAGAATCATCTGAATCGTCAGGCAATGACATCCGATGACGTCTATGAACTCGAGGTCCTCCTTTTCTTAGATATCTATTACTCTTAGAACTCACACCCTGATGAAGTGATTTTCGAGGGGATTGGGATTTTTGTTTTCCTTCCTTTTCAGGAATAAGCCTACGAACCTCTGCACGGTTCCGCAAGTCGTATCGCTTCCTTCCATCATGTTCTTCTTCACCCTCTTCATCATCCCCATCTTCTGCTACTTGATCTCCCACATCTTCATATTCTGCTACATCATCTCCCAGATCACCATCCTCTTCATTGACAGCATCCTCATCCACATCATTTCCATTTTCTGTCTCATCTTCGGTCATTTGGTCTTCAGAGCTGTCTTGACCTTCCTCTGATTCTTGATATGGTTGTGCTCTTCTCCCATTGAGAGACCTTCTAGGTCGCAATCCCTCACGACGAGGAAGGGAGTTGGTTATTGCAATCTTTTCCCTCCTGAGCGAGGCTGATACTCTGTCATGGCGAACATTATGCTCTGTCTTGTTCTTTGAAGATCGATACCTGGGAGCCTAGGAGAATAAGAAACAATAGGaaattaaattatcaaaattaaaaagaaaatgcaAATTGCAATATGCATTTCAAATGGCTAATGGAAGATGCTAATACACAAATATGTAGTTGCATATACAGGTAACTTCAGTACCATTAAATCATCATCTTCTGATGCAGAGGTATCTGTGTCATAATCTTCTAAATTTATAGacatctttctttttcttgtggaACGGCGTAAGTTTGTTACAATAGACTGCACaaacaacaaaaagaaattaGAGCAACAAAGATGCTTgatcaaatattaaaaaaaagtaGAACAGGCTGATAGACAACTATTTTGGTTCAATTACCTGGAGCTTATAAGACCTTTCAAATTTATGCAGGGTTCTAGTCTCAAATCATTTGAATCTGTTTTAATtacattaaatagaattgtgtgtCTCCCTCTACCCCTTCCttctttcaagtctagtcaatTTATATTGTGACCTTCCGTTCTTTAGCTTTTTAATTGCTTCCCTATCGTTGAGATAGAGTCATGAAGACATTTTCCTGTCTCTTTAAACAAAACTATTGAATGAATTTTCAATCAAAGAAACTACAGAACCAGGTATATTATCTATGAATCTTCAGTTATGATGACTTTTCATTTGTATTCATAGTCATTCAGAAGACTCGAAATAATACTTTAATGGATGTTGACATCCGCAAATGTTGAACTTCTTATCTTCCAATTTCCAACTGTCAATCTAGAGAATTTGAACCACGTATCTTTCAGATGTTAACATGATTACACTAAGAATTTCTTCAGAAGTCTAAGAAAGTGCTTTTAATGTGGTATCAATTACTTCAATAGAAAAAACAGTCACCACATAGTTTTCCCTCTAAGATGCAGTGAGAATACCATGCCGTTTCTCCTCTGAGATGAAATGTGAATACCATATATCATAATCTAAACAAAGGTCAAGAAGCAAAAATTTAATCTCCGGTATCTATTAGCATGCCTTTCAATGTCAAGCCTTCCAAGTCAATTAGCATGAATATGTAGCAGGCTAATAAAGTGTAAGACAAGCATGATCCTACTTGCACATTTCAGTAATGTCATCTAAAGGAATGTAATGTAGGTTCTATGAAAATTTTCTCAtgcatgaaaagaaaaaaaaaagtaagttaTAAACTCAATGTGTTTTCAGTAACCATCTTCCCTTGCATGCACATATAAAAGTTGTGCAACGCCATGCAGCGGTTCTAATTTCCCATTTTGAAGTGCAGTATCAGCTTAGAAGTCATATGTATTTGAAGCAACGCCAAAGCTCTTACATTTGAAGATGGCATCTTAATAGAGCGATTTCTAGGCCTCAGCAACTTCTTCACAATCTGGGAAGCTGCGGTCCTCCTCTTGGACTTGATCCTCTTCCTAATCATAGGCTTGTAGTACAAGTAAGGCCGGCCAAAGTACTTAGGCCGTCGCCGGAGCCGGTCACTGGTCCGCAGGGGCGTGATCGACGTCCCATCTCTTTTGGAATCCATGACAGACCACCACTTCAGCTACAGTTCCGACATTAGTAACCACACTGCTGCAGCAACCGAAGCCCCAAACGAAGGCGCATGCCAAACCCTAGCAGGAAACAAACAGAAGCTCAAAAACTCTCCTTCTAGCAAACAAGCATCCCAACATACAAATGAAGACCCAGAGAATATAGTTACTCGGGTGGTCAAAAAAGCATCTTTTGTGTGTTTCCAACCAGAAACCCGAACGGGACAGCAAAAAAAACTAAACGGTGCGAGAAGTATCAAACGGAACTCTAACCTCAAGATCCGAAGCCGAACACAACGACTTGGCTACGAGAGTGAAGCAAGGGGGCGAACGGGAGAAGACGACCGAGCGAGAGGCGGCGAACCAGAGAACGCAGCGCCATCGGAAGCGGGGCGCAACGAAGGATTTGTTGGATCCCAAGTCACGTGCGGAGCGCGTGCAGAACGGTGAGATTAGCTTGAAAACGCTAAGCGCTCGTACGGAACGAACTCGACCGTGGGATCTCGATCCATCGGTGCTACGCAAGAGTTAACGACCGATAGCTGGGTTTTACGGGTTTTGTGGTCAAACTGTTGACTTGTTTTGCAAACTGTGTGATATAATACAGAAATTCtccaatattaaaataataaaaaaattatatataatattaaaaaaaatgttaatttACCTATTAACATCTGTCGAAAATCACTTTCCTGAGCTTGCATGCCCATAAAGTAAATGTGTATACACGTCATAAAGAGTAATATCCTACTCACGCAGGAGTAATCAAAAAGTGCAAGATTAATTTCCAATGTCCATGCATGCATATAAACCACAACATCCAGAAATTTTCCTTCCTTTCTGCCTTGGAATTGGAAGAGATAATATAAATTAGGACTGCGGTCTGTAAAGCTAAAATTGATCGTTAAGCACAGTGGAGTGTGACTTAGAATAGACTCAGAGTGATTTAGAACAGACTCAGATGGATCGACACATCATTAACTTGTCGTTAAACcctcaccttctatacccacaagGAATTAATTAACTAGTCCGCGATATGTACTTAATCATCACATTTACTCACTTAGCACAAATTAATTAATGGTTGATTTCCTTGTCGATCACTATTTAATTAGAGGCGAGTTAAGCTTTAGTTCCATAATGCCATGGAGAGATATAGGAAGAGGAGGCGGCAAGTGCTGCTGCCATCAAGCCTCATCTTCTTCTACATGGTAATGGCACTACTTCTAAGCTTGCTCCTGTTAAGCCTCAAATGGCTTCCTTATTTCTTCTCTGTAATTCTCATGGTGTCCGCCATGGTTGGGCCCAAATGCCTCTTTCTCCTGTGCATCTTCATCGTCGTCTTCCTGGTCAGTGATTCGAAGTTCTCGAGGTTTTCTTCAACCTCCGTAATGGATGATTACATGGAGTACATTATCAATATCAACTACTGCACGAAGGCTTTGCATGATGATGAtgctgaggaggaggaggaggaggatttgGTTGAATTGAACAGAAGGTCAGAGGATCTAATTGCAAGAGTCAACCAGCAATGGAGGTTTGAAGCAAGGAGTCTATTGCTTGGTTATCATCAAAGATGTCGAAAGGGAGAAATATGCTAAACATGACAAACAAAGTCTTGCATGCTTCATATAATACATACTTGAGAAGAGTCGTGATTTTAAGATCAGTTTATATATGTAGTGATGAGTCTTGACGAACTTGTATCTGTTGATCTGTGTTATAGGTGCTGAAACTTGATAACACAGTGAAGTACACCTAATTCAAAGAAGACTTGAGCATGGACATGCATGCTACTTGATTATAGCAAACACATGTGAGCTATTGTATCAAATTAGAGAGAATGAGCATGCATGGCTATGCAGCTAGCAAAAGGAACCCTTGCCATCCTCAGAAGCATCGGCGGCGGAAAGGAGACACCTTTTTCCCTCCACTGTTGTAGGCAGCGGACTGCAAGTGGCTGTAGCTGGGAAGGATGGGCCAAGAGATAAGCTTTGCGCCAAAGAGGGGCTCAAACAAGGACCAGGATACCAAAGTCGAGGGAAGAGGTAGGAGGACGAGGATGCGCACCTTCTGCGCCGCCAAGATCTTCCGGTTCACCTGGGAACTAGGCCAAGAATCCCACAGGGAGACTATTGGATTAAAACCAAATTCAAGAATCAAATTATAAATTGATTTCAAATGTTCTCTTCTACTTTTACAAGAATCAAATTAATATCTTGTTGATTTTCATGTCATTCAAAAATGTATAAATATGGATGAAGTGTTAAGTTTGAGTAGAGTATGGTAGCAACaaaaaattcaataaaaaaaatccaatttaCTTCATAATCTTCTCTTTTTTCTCAAATTCCTTCAATTCTTagcccttctttttcttccttcaaTCTGGTAAGAGAGCTATAACCAAAAATCTCATTTCTCTTATATAAGATCGATATACACACAAGAGCAGCAGTGAATTacgtgattttaaaaaaaaatctttttttctttttaaaaattaagtgcACAGCGGAAGCAAAACAACTAAATAAAacggaataaagaaaataaacgTACAAAACAcagtcgatttacttggtttgaaacttttgatgactcttactccaagatacAGATCCTTTGGATCTTTccaatgggtaattcactatcaaATCGCTTCTTTACAAAAGATAGATTAGTAACAGGACTATCAACCTTAGAAGATAATATGCAGGAAGAAAGCGAGAGAAATATAAAGCAATAACTATACGTTACCCAAGT from Zingiber officinale cultivar Zhangliang chromosome 4A, Zo_v1.1, whole genome shotgun sequence includes the following:
- the LOC121969533 gene encoding ATPase family AAA domain-containing protein At1g05910-like, with amino-acid sequence MDSKRDGTSITPLRTSDRLRRRPKYFGRPYLYYKPMIRKRIKSKRRTAASQIVKKLLRPRNRSIKMPSSNSIVTNLRRSTRKRKMSINLEDYDTDTSASEDDDLMAPRYRSSKNKTEHNVRHDRVSASLRREKIAITNSLPRREGLRPRRSLNGRRAQPYQESEEGQDSSEDQMTEDETENGNDVDEDAVNEEDGDLGDDVAEYEDVGDQVAEDGDDEEGEEEHDGRKRYDLRNRAEVRRLIPEKEGKQKSQSPRKSLHQGVSSKSNRYLRKGGPRVHRRHRMSLPDDSDDSLLVDEMNEGPSTQWLRNRSGTPWPMGGLEMHGSTAWGLNVAASGWGYHGDNISSLTQGIQTAGQSSKGGADIQPLQVDESVSFEDIGGLSEYIDALKEMVFFPLLYPDFFTNYHITPPRGVLLCGPPGTGKTLIARALACAASKAGQKVSFYMRKGADVLSKWVGEAERQLKLLFEEAQKNQPSIIFFDEIDGLAPVRSSKQEQIHNSIVSTLLALMDGLDSRGQVVLIGATNRIDAIDGALRRPGRFDREFVFPLPGYEARAEILTIHTRKWKEPPSKELKMELAASCVGYCGADLKSLCTEAAIRSFREKYPQVYTSDDKFVIDVDSIRVERHHFIEAMSTITPAAHRGSIVHSRPLSSIIAPCLQRHLLRIIECLSDIFPFLSTLDASKLSVLSYGSAIPLVYRPRLLICGGESAGLDHVGPAVLHELEKFPVHSLGLPSLLSDPSAKTPEEALVHIFSEARRTTPSILYLPQFHIWWETADQQLKSVLMTLLAELPSNLPVLLIGTSLVPLAEMDEDATSIFALSNMYQVDKPTANDRSQFWNTVVEALLSTQLDQSTNKLKEPTNLPQLSKAPKDANCPKPSELKAKIEAEQHALRRLRMCLRDVCNRILYDKRFSAFHYPVSDEDAPGYHSIVHNPIDIATMLQRVDCGQYLTRAAFSQDIDLIASNAKAYNKDDYNGARIVSRAYELLDVMQGMMAQMDPALVSFCDKISSQGGPLHLDGMEGLDVPGAPVVQLAAVTRTSARLRNVQPEVSLAQSFEAVKRQKKNPDNDHTGSEARTTPEPDSIKDSSHSQTEDQDGSARVQLEDDTNNEQLEVSKVSTNQPIADENIADANISEQLDTVKQRFMERTEGYGIPELEHLYTRAIKCATAVGSKHGEGGKLLVLRHLLEFVEDDANF